A genomic segment from Oncorhynchus clarkii lewisi isolate Uvic-CL-2024 chromosome 12, UVic_Ocla_1.0, whole genome shotgun sequence encodes:
- the LOC139421857 gene encoding cell cycle checkpoint protein RAD1 — MPLSTQSQTEGDNYVLVASLDNVRNLSNILKAITFKDHAIFNATPNGLKVTVEDSKCLQANAFIQAEIFQEFTIKEDSVGFQVNLTVLLDCLTIFGGSTVPGVATALRMCYNGYGYPLTLFLEEGGVVTVCKINTQEPEEPIDFEFCSTNVTNKVILQSESLKEAFSELDMTSEVLQITMSPSQPYFRLSTFGNSGNAHYDYPKDSDMMELFQCTKTQTNRYKMSLLKPSTKALALSCKVSVRTDSRGFLSLQYLVRNDDGQICFVEYYCCPDEEVEEE, encoded by the exons ATGCCCTTGTCTACTCAGTCTCAGACTGAAGGTGACAACTACGTCCTTGTAGCTAGTCTGGACAATGTCCGGAATCTGTCCAACATCTTGAAAGCTATCACCTTCAAAGATCATGCAATTTTCAATGCCACACCAAACGGGTTGAAAGTCACTGTGGAGGACTCTAAATGTCTGCAAGCCAATGCCTTTATTCAG GCTGAGATCTTCCAGGAGTTTACCATCAAAGAGGACTCAGTGGGGTTTCAGGTCAATCTGACTGTTCTTCTGGACTGTCTCACCATCTTCGGGGGAAGCACAGTACCAG GTGTGGCCACTGCCTTGCGGATGTGCTACAACGGATATGGCTACCCCCTGACCCTGTTCCTAGAGGAGGGTGGTGTGGTGACGGTGTGTAAGATCAACACCCAGGAGCCAGAGGAGCCCATAGACTTTGAGTTCTGCAGCACCAATGTGACTAATAAAGTCATCCTGCAGTCAGAGAGTCTGAAGGAGGCCTTCTCTGAGCTGGACATGACCAGTGAGGTCCTGCAGATCACCATGTCTCCCAGTCAGCCATACTTTAG GTTGTCTACCTTTGGGAATTCTGGGAATGCCCATTATGATTACCCAAAAGATTCTGACATGATGGAGCTGTTTCAGTGCACAAAGACTCAGACTAACAG GTACAAGATGTCTCTCCTGAAGCCGTCCACCAAGGCCCTGGCTCTATCCTGTAAGGTCTCGGTGAGGACAGACAGCAGAGGGTTCCTGTCTTTGCAGTACTTGGTCAGGAATGATGATGGACAGATCTGCTTCGTTGAATACTACTGCTGTCCGGATGAGGAAGTGGAAGAGGAGTAG
- the LOC139422706 gene encoding ribosome biogenesis protein BRX1 homolog, whose protein sequence is MSALKRKRGGKGPGGKAKKVKLVANGNKPQTTEMEQNKEITVPAPVSMGKWRNKERVLVFSSRGINFRTRHLMQDLRTMMPHSKADTKMDRKDKLFVINEVCEIKNCNKCLFFEAKKKQDLYMWVANVPHGPSAKFLVQNVHTLAELKMTGNCLKGSRPLLSFDPQFDTEPHYALLKELFIQTFSTPQYHPRSQPFVDHVFTFTITDNRIWFRNYQIIEEDASMVEIGPRFVLNLIKIFHGSFGGPTLFENPHFESPNAHRRVIRMATASRLREKQMVKELQKLKRVENKEAVTRDVTDDVFATPAEERPVHIELEAPAAKVVKKNKHKAFKRQRKQTR, encoded by the exons ATGTCGGCGCTCAAGAGAAAACGTGGAGGAAAGGGTCCAGGTGGAAAAGCAAAGAAAGTGAAATTAGTAGCAAATGGAAATAAACCCCAAACTACAGAGATGGAGCAGAACAAGGAAATCACCGTCCCAGCACCCGTGTCAATG GGTAAGTGGAGAAACAAAGAGCGAGTTCTTGTATTCTCTTCAAGGGGCATCAACTTCAGAACACGACATTTGATGCAGGACCTCAGGACAATGATGCCACACTCGAAAGCAG ACACAAAAATGGACAGAAAGGACAAACTCTTCGTCATAAACGAGGTGTGTGAAATCAAGAACTGCAACAAATGCTTATTCTTTGAAGCAAAGAAGAAGCAGGATCTCTATATGTG GGTTGCAAATGTTCCCCACGGACCATCTGCAAAGTTCTTGGTCCAGAATG tccacacacTCGCCGAACTCAAAATGACAGGGAACTGTCTGAAGGGATCCAGACCACTGCTGTCGTTTGATCCT CAATTTGACACGGAGCCTCATTATGCACTGCTGAAGGAGCTCTTTATCCAG ACTTTTTCAACTCCCCAGTACCACCCCAGGAGCCAGCCCTTTGTGGACCATGTCTTCACGTTCACCATAACAGACAACAGGATATGGTTCAGAAACTATCAG ATCATTGAGGAAGATGCATCGATGGTAGAAATTGGACCTCGCTTCGTCCTGAACCTCATCAAAATATTCCATGGGAGCTTCGGCGGCCCCACACTCTTTGAGAACCCACACTTCGAGTCTCCGAACGCG CACCGGCGTGTGATCCGCATGGCCACCGCCTCCAGGCTGAGGGAGAAACAGATGGTCAAGGAGCTCCAGAAGCTGAAGAGGGTGGAGAACAAGGAGGCGGTGACCAGGGACGTGACCGATGACGTGTTTGCCACGCCGGCTGAGGAGAGGCCAGTCCACATTGAGCTGGAGGCTCCTGCAGCTAAAGTAGTGAAGAAGAACAAACACAAGGCTTTCAAACGACAGAGGAAGCAGACGCGTTAG